A genomic stretch from Actinomadura rubteroloni includes:
- a CDS encoding TetR/AcrR family transcriptional regulator, translated as MSVSRRAVGRPRAVSRPSSGLSPREEILAAAGELFTVRGYAATSTREIAERAGIRQASMYHYFGGKEEILASLLESTVRPSLETARTLGDASAPPEARLWALCYQDARLLCTGTHNLGALYLLPEAERVTGFQDLRAELKDAYDDLLARTAAASALPDDERTARSRLVFSLVEGVILIRRDNPGLDPDGTAGATANAALRVGGVPERDLPRLARLGRGLLDAA; from the coding sequence GTGAGCGTCTCTCGCAGAGCGGTCGGCAGGCCGCGTGCCGTCTCCCGGCCGAGCAGCGGGCTCAGCCCGCGCGAGGAGATCCTCGCGGCGGCGGGCGAGCTGTTCACCGTCCGGGGCTACGCGGCGACCTCGACGCGCGAGATCGCCGAGCGGGCCGGCATCCGGCAGGCGTCGATGTACCACTACTTCGGCGGCAAGGAGGAGATCCTCGCGAGTCTGCTGGAGAGCACGGTCCGGCCGTCGCTGGAGACCGCGAGGACGCTCGGGGACGCGTCCGCGCCGCCCGAGGCGCGGCTGTGGGCGCTCTGCTACCAGGACGCCCGGCTGCTCTGCACGGGCACCCACAACCTGGGTGCGCTCTACCTGCTCCCGGAGGCCGAGCGCGTCACCGGCTTCCAGGACCTGCGCGCGGAGCTGAAGGACGCCTACGACGACCTGCTGGCCCGGACCGCCGCCGCGTCCGCGCTGCCGGACGACGAGCGGACGGCCCGGAGCAGGCTCGTCTTCTCGCTGGTGGAGGGCGTGATCCTCATCCGCCGCGACAACCCGGGCCTTGACCCGGACGGCACGGCGGGCGCGACGGCGAACGCCGCCCTACGCGTTGGCGGCGTCCCCGAGCGCGACCTGCCCCGGCTGGCCCGCCTCGGCCGGGGCCTGCTCGACGCGGCCTGA
- a CDS encoding TIGR03086 family metal-binding protein, with protein MKDLSRLRSLDRRVLERSRDLVATVTDADLARPTPCAGWTLRDLLSHMAGQHVGFATAAEGETADASGWRDADLGPDAASARAVYSASAARVTAAFERDMPERGLWLPEIRTDAFFPPAVALGFHLVDYVVHNWDVARTLGLASPDDEESAAAALEVALRVPDGPEFRGPGKAFAAVLPAPDGGSTLDRVLTVLGRSPDWTP; from the coding sequence ATGAAGGATCTTTCGCGACTGCGGTCGCTCGACCGGCGGGTTCTGGAGCGATCCCGCGACCTCGTGGCGACCGTCACGGACGCGGACCTCGCCCGTCCCACGCCGTGCGCGGGCTGGACGCTGCGCGACCTGCTCTCCCACATGGCCGGGCAGCACGTCGGGTTCGCGACGGCGGCCGAGGGCGAGACCGCCGACGCGTCCGGCTGGCGGGACGCCGATCTCGGGCCGGACGCCGCGTCCGCCCGCGCCGTCTACTCCGCGTCGGCCGCGCGCGTCACCGCCGCGTTCGAGCGCGACATGCCCGAACGGGGGCTGTGGCTTCCCGAGATCCGCACGGACGCCTTCTTTCCGCCCGCGGTCGCGCTCGGCTTCCATCTCGTCGACTACGTCGTCCACAACTGGGACGTGGCGCGCACGCTCGGCCTGGCCTCCCCCGACGACGAGGAGTCGGCCGCCGCCGCGCTGGAGGTGGCGCTGCGCGTCCCCGACGGGCCCGAGTTCCGCGGCCCCGGCAAGGCGTTCGCCGCCGTCCTGCCGGCCCCGGACGGCGGCTCGACGCTCGACCGGGTCCTGACGGTCCTCGGCCGGTCGCCGGACTGGACGCCCTGA
- a CDS encoding urea amidolyase associated protein UAAP2, producing MLSDVVVPARAPWSAVIPAGRSLTITDLGGNQAVDCLVYDAHDTAVRYSAPDTIQAQGGIYLSTGSVLMSNEHTPLMTVVADDCGRHDTLGGACSKESNTLRYGHHTWSQHACVDNFLAEGARHGLGKRDLVSNINWFMNVPVEADGTLGIVDGRSAPGLSVTLRAETDVLVLVSNCPQINNPCNGFDPTPVRMTVR from the coding sequence GTGCTGAGCGATGTGGTCGTGCCCGCACGGGCACCGTGGTCGGCGGTGATCCCGGCCGGACGGTCGCTGACGATCACCGATCTCGGCGGCAACCAGGCCGTGGACTGTCTCGTGTACGACGCGCACGACACGGCCGTCCGGTACAGCGCGCCCGACACGATCCAGGCGCAGGGCGGTATCTATCTGTCGACCGGAAGTGTGCTGATGTCGAACGAGCACACGCCGCTGATGACCGTCGTCGCCGATGACTGCGGACGGCACGACACGCTCGGCGGCGCCTGCTCCAAGGAGTCCAACACGCTCCGGTACGGCCATCACACCTGGTCGCAGCACGCGTGCGTGGACAACTTCCTGGCGGAGGGCGCGCGGCACGGCCTCGGCAAGCGCGATCTCGTCAGCAACATCAACTGGTTCATGAACGTGCCGGTCGAGGCGGACGGGACGCTCGGCATCGTCGACGGCCGCTCCGCCCCGGGCCTGAGCGTCACGCTCCGCGCCGAGACCGACGTTCTCGTGCTCGTCTCGAACTGCCCGCAGATCAACAACCCGTGCAACGGCTTCGACCCGACTCCCGTGAGGATGACGGTCCGTTGA
- a CDS encoding 5-oxoprolinase/urea amidolyase family protein: MIETLLVANRGEIAARIIRTAERLGLRTVAVHSDPDRGAPHVRLADRAVRLGPAPAAESYLDAEKILQAAQATGADAIHPGYGFLSEDSAFARRVEDAGLVFVGPTPEQIDLFGAKHTARAAARDAGVPLLPGTGLLTDLAEAHREAARIGYPVMLKATGGGGGIGMRACHGPDDLARAWDGVRRVATANFGTAGVFLERLVQGARHVEVQVFGDGEGNVVVFGDRDCSLQRRNQKVIEEAPAPNLPDAVRDVLASSAAALCASVRYRSAGTVEFVYDPVREEASFLEVNTRLQVEHPVTEAVYGVDLVEWMLKLAEGDRSLVRAGAPAPRGHAVEARVYAENPSRGHLPSAGLLTEVAFPADARVDGWVEAGTVVTTAYDPLLAKVVVHGADRADALDRLGRALDAARVAGIETNLGLLRAAARQTDFVAARHGTATLDTVRDGSRRVEVVRPGVLTSVQDLPGRLGYWQVGVPPSGPMDDRSFRLGNLLLGNAPGAPGLECTLQGPELRFSHATTVCVTGAPAPVTVDGRFVPQNEPVTVPAGGVLDVGAPTAGMRTYVLVAGSLDVPDYLGSASTFMLGGFGGHGGRALRPGDVLHGGTTAERADVAETPPRIGDAWEIGVVEGPHAAPEFFTDDDVREFYAARWKVHFNSARTGVRLVGPKPRWARPDGGEAGLHPSNIHDTPYAVGAVDFTGDMPVVLGPDGPSLGGFVCPATVVSGERWKLGQLRPGDTVRFVPVPPEAGAPGDGGVLGRLPATAARPEVTYRRSGDDNVLIEYGPMELDLGLRMRVHALAEAVTALGLPGVVDLTPGIRSLQIHVDPAELPQSRLLATLRDVEENLPATEDLMVPSRIVHLPLSWDDPATREAIARYTAGVRDDAPWCPWNIEFIRRINGLDAVADVHQAVFDAEYLVLGLGDVYLGAPVATPLDPRHRLVTTKYNPARTWTAENSVGIGGAYLCVYGMEGPGGYQLVGRTTQVWSGWRAEQPWRLRFFDRIRWYPVSADELLELRADTAAGRLEPRVEDGVFSLADHRRFLAEHADSIAAFRARQGAAFAAERAAWEAAGEFARADAVEERPPAAVELPPGARAVAAEFAASVWQVAVEPGDRVDAGQDLVVLEAMKMEAPVASPAAGVVDRVLVRPGDQVEAGAVLVVLKGDGDE; the protein is encoded by the coding sequence TTGATCGAGACGCTGCTCGTCGCGAACCGGGGCGAGATCGCCGCCCGGATCATCCGCACGGCCGAGCGGCTCGGCCTGCGGACGGTCGCCGTCCACTCCGACCCGGACCGGGGCGCGCCCCACGTCCGCCTGGCCGACCGCGCCGTCCGGCTCGGCCCCGCCCCGGCCGCCGAGAGCTACCTGGACGCCGAGAAGATCCTCCAGGCCGCCCAAGCCACGGGGGCCGACGCCATCCACCCCGGTTACGGCTTCCTGTCGGAGGACTCGGCCTTCGCCCGCCGCGTCGAGGACGCCGGCCTGGTCTTCGTCGGCCCGACCCCCGAGCAGATCGACCTGTTCGGCGCCAAGCACACCGCCCGCGCCGCCGCCCGCGACGCCGGGGTCCCGCTGCTCCCCGGGACGGGCCTGCTCACCGATCTGGCCGAGGCGCACCGCGAGGCCGCGCGAATCGGCTACCCCGTGATGCTCAAGGCGACCGGAGGCGGCGGCGGGATCGGGATGCGCGCCTGCCACGGCCCGGACGACCTGGCCCGCGCGTGGGACGGCGTCCGCCGCGTCGCCACGGCGAACTTCGGCACCGCCGGAGTCTTCCTGGAACGCCTGGTCCAGGGCGCCCGCCACGTCGAGGTGCAGGTGTTCGGCGACGGCGAAGGGAACGTCGTCGTCTTCGGCGACCGCGACTGCTCCCTCCAGCGCCGCAACCAGAAGGTCATCGAGGAGGCTCCCGCGCCGAACCTCCCCGACGCGGTGCGCGACGTCCTGGCCAGTAGCGCGGCGGCACTGTGCGCATCCGTCCGGTACCGGTCGGCGGGGACGGTCGAGTTCGTCTACGACCCCGTGCGCGAAGAGGCGTCCTTCCTGGAGGTCAACACGAGGCTCCAGGTCGAGCATCCGGTCACCGAGGCCGTCTACGGCGTGGACCTGGTCGAATGGATGCTCAAGCTGGCCGAGGGCGACCGGTCGCTCGTCCGGGCGGGCGCGCCCGCGCCGCGCGGCCACGCCGTGGAGGCCCGCGTCTACGCCGAGAACCCGAGCCGCGGCCATCTGCCGAGCGCGGGCCTGCTCACCGAGGTCGCGTTCCCGGCGGACGCGCGCGTGGACGGCTGGGTCGAGGCCGGGACGGTCGTCACCACCGCCTACGACCCGCTGCTCGCCAAGGTCGTCGTCCACGGCGCGGACCGCGCGGACGCGCTGGACCGGCTCGGACGCGCCCTCGACGCCGCCCGCGTCGCCGGGATCGAGACCAACCTCGGCCTCCTGCGCGCCGCCGCGCGCCAGACCGACTTCGTGGCGGCGCGGCACGGCACGGCGACGCTCGACACGGTCCGGGACGGCTCGCGGCGCGTCGAGGTCGTCCGGCCCGGCGTGCTGACGAGCGTGCAGGACCTGCCCGGACGGCTCGGGTACTGGCAGGTGGGCGTGCCGCCGTCCGGCCCGATGGACGACCGGTCGTTCCGGCTCGGCAACCTCCTCCTCGGCAACGCCCCCGGCGCCCCGGGCCTGGAGTGCACGCTGCAAGGCCCCGAGCTGCGGTTCTCCCACGCCACGACCGTCTGCGTGACCGGCGCGCCCGCTCCCGTCACCGTGGACGGGCGCTTCGTCCCGCAGAACGAGCCCGTGACCGTCCCGGCCGGAGGCGTGCTCGACGTCGGCGCCCCCACGGCGGGGATGCGCACCTATGTCCTCGTCGCGGGCAGCCTGGACGTCCCGGACTACCTCGGCAGCGCGTCCACCTTCATGCTCGGCGGTTTCGGCGGCCACGGCGGACGCGCGCTGCGTCCCGGCGACGTCCTGCACGGCGGCACCACCGCCGAACGCGCCGACGTCGCCGAGACGCCGCCGCGCATCGGCGACGCCTGGGAGATCGGCGTCGTGGAGGGCCCGCACGCGGCGCCCGAGTTCTTCACCGACGACGACGTCCGCGAGTTCTACGCCGCCCGCTGGAAGGTCCACTTCAACTCGGCGCGCACCGGCGTCCGCCTGGTCGGCCCCAAGCCGCGCTGGGCCAGGCCGGACGGCGGCGAGGCGGGCCTGCACCCCTCGAACATCCACGACACGCCCTACGCGGTCGGCGCGGTCGACTTCACCGGCGACATGCCCGTCGTGCTCGGGCCGGACGGGCCGTCGCTCGGCGGTTTCGTCTGCCCGGCCACGGTCGTGTCGGGCGAGCGGTGGAAGCTCGGCCAGCTCAGGCCGGGCGACACGGTGCGGTTCGTGCCCGTCCCGCCCGAGGCCGGCGCGCCCGGGGACGGCGGCGTCCTCGGCCGTCTTCCCGCGACCGCCGCGCGTCCCGAGGTCACCTACCGGCGCAGCGGCGACGACAACGTGCTGATCGAGTACGGCCCGATGGAACTCGACCTGGGCCTGCGGATGCGCGTCCACGCGCTCGCCGAGGCGGTCACGGCGCTCGGCCTGCCCGGCGTCGTGGACCTGACGCCCGGCATCCGGTCCCTCCAGATCCACGTCGACCCGGCCGAACTGCCGCAGAGCCGGCTGCTCGCGACGCTGCGGGACGTCGAGGAGAACCTTCCCGCCACCGAGGACCTGATGGTGCCGTCGCGGATCGTCCACCTCCCGCTCTCCTGGGACGACCCGGCGACGCGCGAGGCCATCGCCCGCTACACGGCCGGAGTCCGCGACGACGCGCCCTGGTGCCCGTGGAACATCGAGTTCATCCGGCGGATCAACGGCCTGGACGCCGTCGCGGACGTCCACCAGGCCGTGTTCGACGCCGAGTACCTCGTGCTCGGCCTCGGCGACGTCTATCTCGGCGCGCCCGTCGCGACGCCGCTCGATCCCCGGCACCGGCTCGTCACCACCAAGTACAACCCGGCCCGCACGTGGACGGCCGAGAACTCCGTCGGCATCGGCGGCGCGTACCTCTGTGTCTACGGGATGGAAGGGCCGGGCGGTTACCAGCTCGTCGGGCGCACGACGCAGGTCTGGTCGGGATGGCGCGCGGAGCAGCCGTGGCGGCTGCGGTTCTTCGACCGGATCCGCTGGTATCCCGTCAGCGCCGACGAGCTGCTGGAACTGCGCGCCGACACCGCCGCCGGACGGCTGGAGCCGCGCGTCGAGGACGGGGTGTTCTCCCTCGCCGACCACCGCCGGTTCCTCGCCGAGCACGCCGACTCCATCGCCGCGTTCCGGGCGCGGCAGGGCGCGGCGTTCGCCGCCGAGCGCGCCGCGTGGGAGGCCGCCGGGGAGTTCGCCCGCGCGGACGCGGTCGAGGAGCGTCCGCCGGCCGCCGTGGAGCTGCCGCCGGGCGCGCGGGCCGTGGCGGCGGAGTTCGCCGCGAGCGTGTGGCAGGTCGCCGTCGAGCCCGGCGACCGGGTGGACGCCGGGCAGGATCTGGTCGTCCTGGAGGCCATGAAGATGGAGGCTCCCGTCGCGTCGCCCGCCGCCGGGGTGGTCGACCGCGTGCTCGTCCGGCCCGGCGACCAGGTGGAGGCGGGCGCGGTGCTCGTCGTGCTGAAGGGGGACGGCGATGAGTGA
- a CDS encoding urea amidolyase associated protein UAAP1, which translates to MTTATTHGARDHARAQDGTEVEAMPRVPAPDGAVWAETVAGGNYTHKVLARGTELRFTDVAGDACAHVLLYVADRPFERLNVADTVKVLWNAYPGAGHLLLSDQGRVLASVLAADAAVETVCGTSTSARNAARYGDGSPHGASPAGRELFTLAAAKNGLTPRDLPPSVSFFKGVRVDPDDGRLTFEGSSRPGASVTLRAEMPLIVLVANTAHPVDPRPDYTCTPLEVLARPGTPTRPDDPLWNSSPEARRAFLNTADHLTARGVA; encoded by the coding sequence ATGACCACTGCGACCACCCACGGCGCGCGGGATCACGCCCGCGCCCAGGACGGCACCGAGGTCGAGGCCATGCCCCGCGTCCCCGCTCCGGACGGCGCGGTCTGGGCGGAGACCGTCGCGGGCGGGAACTACACGCACAAGGTGCTCGCACGCGGCACGGAACTGCGGTTCACCGACGTCGCCGGGGACGCCTGCGCGCACGTCCTGCTGTACGTCGCGGACCGTCCGTTCGAGCGGCTGAACGTCGCCGACACGGTCAAGGTGCTCTGGAACGCCTACCCCGGCGCCGGTCATCTGCTGCTGTCCGACCAGGGGCGGGTGCTGGCGTCCGTCCTCGCCGCCGACGCGGCCGTCGAGACGGTCTGCGGCACGTCCACGTCGGCCCGCAACGCGGCCCGGTACGGCGACGGCTCCCCGCACGGCGCGTCCCCGGCGGGACGGGAACTGTTCACGCTGGCCGCCGCGAAGAACGGCCTCACGCCGCGCGACCTGCCGCCGTCCGTCTCCTTCTTCAAAGGCGTGCGCGTGGACCCGGACGACGGGCGCCTCACGTTCGAGGGCTCGTCCCGGCCGGGCGCGAGCGTCACGCTGCGCGCCGAGATGCCGCTGATCGTGCTCGTCGCGAACACCGCACATCCCGTCGACCCGCGTCCGGACTACACCTGCACGCCGCTGGAGGTCCTGGCCCGGCCGGGCACGCCGACGCGTCCCGACGACCCGCTGTGGAACTCCAGCCCCGAGGCGCGTCGCGCGTTCCTCAACACCGCCGACCACCTCACCGCCCGGGGCGTCGCATGA
- a CDS encoding amino acid permease, whose protein sequence is MSVPTAPSAPEPSADARVLQAFGYRQELHRSMGRYASFAAGFSFISVLTTVFQFFGLGFAFGGPAFFWTWPVVLAGQFLVALCFAELAARYPISGAIYQWSSRMSTAAFGWFAGWIMVLGQVVVIAAAALALQVVLPAIWDGFQLVGGDPSPVSGTGAANAAVLGLILLAATTFVNVLDNRIMARVNVVGVTAEIIGAVLIVVLLLTHADHAPSATFHVGAGRGGAFGALLVASFAAAYVLIGFDSAGEMSEETRRPRAVAPRTILTALGAAGLLGGLIIVAGLLAAPSLTDGRLATDGLSYVLTSRLGDWVGKVLLADVVVAICVATLAIQTAATRMLFSMARDGMVPFSRPLARISPRTGMPIGTALVTGVLAALVVMLDFASPDAFLAIGTTCIVMVYVAYAMVIGPLLYQRLRGSWRGGAPAGTDEAGRRLFSLGRWGLPVNALALAYGLAMAVNLAWPRPAVYAPASGQWYFTWFTVLFLGGAVVVGALYRRSSAARSGRVEQAPAEAGQPGQVALGDAANA, encoded by the coding sequence ATGTCCGTCCCCACCGCGCCGTCCGCCCCGGAGCCCTCCGCCGACGCGCGCGTCCTCCAGGCGTTCGGCTACCGGCAGGAACTCCACCGCAGCATGGGGAGGTACGCGTCGTTCGCCGCGGGCTTCTCCTTCATCTCCGTGCTGACCACGGTCTTCCAGTTCTTCGGGCTCGGCTTCGCCTTCGGCGGCCCCGCCTTCTTCTGGACGTGGCCGGTCGTCCTCGCCGGCCAGTTCCTCGTCGCACTGTGCTTCGCCGAACTGGCCGCCCGCTACCCCATCTCGGGCGCCATCTACCAGTGGTCCAGCCGGATGAGCACCGCCGCGTTCGGCTGGTTCGCCGGCTGGATCATGGTGCTGGGGCAGGTCGTGGTCATCGCGGCGGCGGCGCTCGCGCTCCAGGTCGTCCTGCCCGCGATCTGGGACGGCTTCCAGCTCGTCGGCGGCGACCCGTCGCCGGTGTCGGGCACGGGGGCCGCCAACGCCGCCGTCCTCGGCCTGATCCTGCTCGCCGCGACGACCTTCGTGAACGTCCTGGACAACCGGATCATGGCCCGCGTCAACGTCGTGGGCGTGACCGCCGAGATCATCGGCGCGGTGCTCATCGTCGTCCTGCTGCTGACGCACGCCGACCACGCGCCGTCCGCGACGTTCCACGTCGGCGCGGGCCGGGGCGGCGCGTTCGGGGCGCTGCTCGTCGCGTCGTTCGCCGCCGCCTACGTCCTCATCGGCTTCGACAGCGCGGGCGAGATGAGCGAGGAGACGCGGCGGCCCCGCGCCGTCGCGCCGCGCACGATCCTCACCGCGCTCGGCGCCGCCGGGCTGCTCGGCGGCCTGATCATCGTCGCGGGTCTGCTGGCCGCGCCGAGCCTCACCGACGGACGGCTCGCGACCGACGGCCTGTCCTACGTCCTGACGAGCAGGCTCGGCGACTGGGTCGGCAAGGTGCTGCTGGCGGACGTCGTCGTCGCGATCTGCGTCGCGACCCTGGCGATCCAGACCGCCGCGACCCGGATGCTGTTCTCGATGGCGCGCGACGGGATGGTGCCGTTCTCCCGCCCGCTCGCCAGGATCTCCCCGCGCACCGGGATGCCGATCGGCACGGCGCTGGTGACGGGCGTCCTCGCGGCACTCGTCGTCATGCTCGACTTCGCGTCGCCGGACGCCTTCCTCGCGATCGGCACCACCTGCATCGTCATGGTGTACGTCGCGTACGCGATGGTGATCGGACCGCTGCTCTACCAGCGGTTGCGCGGCTCGTGGCGCGGCGGCGCCCCCGCCGGGACGGACGAGGCCGGCCGACGCCTCTTCTCCCTCGGCCGCTGGGGCCTCCCGGTGAACGCGCTCGCCCTCGCCTACGGCCTCGCGATGGCGGTGAACCTCGCGTGGCCGCGTCCGGCGGTCTACGCCCCCGCGAGCGGCCAGTGGTACTTCACCTGGTTCACCGTGCTGTTCCTCGGCGGCGCGGTCGTCGTCGGCGCGCTCTACCGGCGGTCCTCGGCCGCGCGGTCAGGCCGCGTCGAGCAGGCCCCGGCCGAGGCGGGCCAGCCGGGGCAGGTCGCGCTCGGGGACGCCGCCAACGCGTAG